The following coding sequences lie in one Leishmania panamensis strain MHOM/PA/94/PSC-1 chromosome 19 sequence genomic window:
- a CDS encoding protein kinase, putative (TriTrypDB/GeneDB-style sysID: LpmP.19.1490), with protein sequence MSTRRSRLRRVRWLPHQRIVILKEVDLWTEDCVTESVHVVAERLWRIRADARRTDRAQYFAEYLALHVDSPRHYQWLLSSYGPSLRDVLFTPSMTPLTEEHCKAVLRRVLLALDHLHRMSTYVHADVSLGNVLTSSSSWDDVVLGDLESVTPIGTVPSRCLGSYFFMAPERLVDGALPLCPHDDVWAFGVVCYNLLTWDVAHPWCTLGTEADYSENYWALLDLMSKAKDVPPCQLLLQSPLSRCSKEALGFVGACLGWEPACRPSAAELLQHSWMLSP encoded by the coding sequence CCGCGTTCGGTGGCTGCCGCACCAACGCATTGTGATTCTCAAAGAGGTCGATCTGTGGACCGAGGACTGCGTAACGGAGAGCGTGCACGTTGTCGCGGAGCGACTTTGGCGGATTCGTGCAGATGCGAGGCGCACTGACAGAGCGCAGTACTTCGCCGAGTACCTGGCACTCCATGTCGACTCCCCGCGCCACTATCAGTGGCTCCTAAGCAGCTACGGCCCTTCGCTGCGGGATGTGCTGTTCACCCCCTCCATGACTCCCCTCACAGAGGAGCACTGCAAAgccgtgctgcgccgtgTCCTCCTGGCACTCGATCATCTGCACCGCATGTCCACGTACGTACATGCCGACGTCAGCCTCGGCAATGTCTTGACTTCATCGTCAAGCTGGGACGACGTTGTGCTGGGAGACCTGGAGAGCGTGACCCCGATCGGTACGGTGCCTAGCAGGTGCCTTGGGTCGTACTTCTTCATGGCGCCGGAGAGACTAGTGGATGGCgcactgcctctctgccctcACGACGACGTTTGGGCGTTCGGCGTCGTTTGCTACAACCTGCTGACGTGGGACGTGGCGCATCCATGGTGCACTCTAGGGACGGAGGCCGATTACTCAGAGAACTACTGGGCTTTGTTGGATCTCATGTCTAAGGCGAAGGACGTGCCGCCGTGCCAACTCTTGCTGCAGTCGCCCCTGTCACGGTGCTCCAAAGAGGCGTTGGGGTTTGTTGGGGCGTGTTTGGGTTGGGAGCCGGCGTGTCGGCCTTCTGCTGCGGAGTTGCTACAGCACAGCTGGATGCTTTCCCCATAA
- a CDS encoding potassium voltage-gated channel, putative (TriTrypDB/GeneDB-style sysID: LpmP.19.1500), with the protein MSFDRRWAWQHARPMSSMCEHQECARVHRPQERTHMNRIIKVNVGGRYFQTRLSTLLRFPDTSFAKMFEGLASTSIAPSTPSPSPEVTENEDVFVDANPDVFEKVLGFLRTNHIQLPLNDEGLRAELVHHLKYWDLMPHAFPASAVDGAVEGEEAHLIELPDVCVVQVCDHMQHDQGVKRHAMTITYGADGFQLRKLAQMIRRDLNQQLSSTYWQCYQTNERAAFFATTKVANGAADILTTSITQQVVQHTERLGYHLATSYVTLSPDVVHTSVRMLIHNFIFRRVRLPALEAADEAALLGDEGDEVETYQNFEPRPVGPQKVQWEDSPSRPPRQEVSSDLWK; encoded by the coding sequence ATGAGCTTCGATCGGCGCTGGGCTTGGCAACACGCGCGTCCGATGTCCTCAATGTGTGAGCACCAGgagtgtgcgcgtgtgcatcgGCCCCAAGAGCGAACACACATGAACCGCATCATCAAGGTTAATGTTGGAGGGCGTTACTTTCAAACCCGCCTCTCCACGCTGCTCCGCTTTCCCGATACATCCTTTGCCAAGATGTTTGAGGGATTGGCATCGACGAGCATCGCACCATCCACTCCATCCCCGTCGCCAGAGGTTACAGAGAACGAGGATGTGTTTGTGGATGCAAACCCCGACGTGTTTGAGAAGGTGCTGGGGTTTCTACGCACCAACCACATCCAGCTTCCCTTGAATGATGAGGGGCTGCGTGCAGAGCTCGTTCATCACCTGAAGTACTGGGACCTCATGCCGCACGCCTTCCCTGCGTCGGCTGTAGACGGTgctgtggagggggaggaggctcATCTCATCGAACTCCCCGACGTATGCgtggtgcaggtgtgtgACCACATGCAGCACGACCAAGGCGTGAAGCGCCACGCCATGACTATCACTTACGGCGCTGACGGGTTTCAGCTCCGCAAACTCGCGCAGATGATCCGCCGGGACCTGAATCAGCAGCTCTCCTCCACGTACTGGCAGTGCTACCAAACCAACGAGCGCGCGGCCTTCTTTGCGACCACTAAGGTGGCCAACGGCGCCGCGGACAttctcaccacctccatcacaCAGCAAGTTGTCCAGCACACGGAGAGGCTTGGCTACCACTTGGCCACTTCCTATGTGACTCTGAGTCCCGATGTGGTGCATACGAGCGTGCGCATGCTCATCCACAACTTTATCTTCCGACGAGTGCGACTCCCTGCGCTGGAGGCTGCGgatgaagcggcgctgctgggtgACGAGGGGGACGAAGTGGAGACGTACCAGAACTTTGAGCCGCGCCCCGTGGGCCCGCAAAAGGTGCAGTGGGAGGACTCGCCATCGAGGCCGCCGAGGCAGGAAGTCTCCTCCGACCTTTGGAAGTAA